From Klebsiella electrica, the proteins below share one genomic window:
- a CDS encoding carbohydrate porin, with protein MYKKSTLAVLITLLTGAASAHAQTDLSSIETRLMALEKRLQDAENRAQSAENRAESAEKKVQQLTTQQQKTQDTTQQVVQRTAKLEKKADEKSGFEFHGYARSGVIMNDSAASTKSGAYMTPAGETGGAIGRLGNQADTYVEMNLEHKQTLDNGATTRFKVMVADGQTTYNDWTASSSDLNVRQAFVELGNLPTFEGPFKGSTLWAGKRFDRDNFDIHWIDSDVVFLAGTGGGIYDVKWNDSLRSNFSLYGRNFGDIADSSNSVQNYILSMNNFIGPVQVMVSGMRAKDNDERKDTNGNLVKGDAANTGVHTLLGLHNDSFYGLREGLSKTALLYGHGLGAEVKGVGSDGALRPGANTWRFASYGTTPLSKNWFIAPAVLTQSSKDRYVDGDSYQWATLNLRLIQEITQNFALAYEGSYQYMDLKPEGYNDRHAVNGSFYKLTFAPTFKVGSIGDFFSRPEIRLYTSWMDWSKKLDNYANDDALGSNGFKSGGEWSFGMQMETWF; from the coding sequence ATGTATAAAAAAAGCACACTTGCGGTTCTTATTACTTTGCTAACCGGCGCGGCCTCGGCTCATGCGCAAACGGATCTGAGTAGTATAGAAACCCGTTTGATGGCACTGGAGAAACGCCTGCAGGATGCAGAAAACCGGGCTCAAAGCGCAGAAAACCGCGCCGAGTCGGCAGAGAAAAAAGTCCAGCAGCTCACCACGCAGCAGCAAAAAACGCAGGACACAACCCAGCAAGTCGTTCAACGCACCGCGAAGCTGGAGAAAAAAGCCGACGAGAAAAGCGGGTTTGAGTTCCACGGCTACGCCCGTTCCGGCGTCATCATGAATGACTCCGCCGCCAGTACCAAATCCGGCGCCTACATGACGCCTGCCGGGGAAACCGGCGGAGCCATCGGCCGTCTGGGGAATCAGGCCGACACCTATGTCGAAATGAACCTTGAACATAAGCAGACGCTGGATAACGGGGCAACGACGCGCTTCAAAGTGATGGTGGCCGACGGCCAAACCACCTATAACGACTGGACGGCAAGCAGCAGCGATTTGAACGTGCGCCAGGCTTTCGTCGAACTGGGTAATCTGCCCACCTTCGAGGGCCCCTTCAAAGGTTCGACCCTGTGGGCCGGGAAACGCTTCGACCGCGACAACTTTGATATTCACTGGATAGATTCCGACGTGGTCTTCCTCGCCGGGACCGGCGGCGGTATTTATGACGTGAAGTGGAACGACAGCCTGCGGAGTAACTTCTCGTTATACGGGCGCAACTTCGGTGATATTGCTGATTCCAGCAATAGTGTGCAGAACTACATCCTCAGCATGAACAACTTCATCGGCCCGGTGCAGGTGATGGTCAGCGGGATGCGGGCGAAAGATAATGACGAGCGTAAAGATACCAACGGTAATCTGGTCAAAGGCGATGCGGCCAATACCGGGGTGCATACGCTGCTCGGTTTGCACAACGACAGCTTTTATGGCCTGCGTGAAGGGCTCAGCAAAACGGCTCTGCTCTATGGCCACGGGCTAGGCGCAGAAGTGAAAGGCGTGGGTTCCGACGGCGCGCTGCGCCCGGGAGCAAACACCTGGCGCTTCGCCAGCTACGGCACCACGCCGCTGAGCAAGAACTGGTTTATCGCCCCGGCGGTGCTGACGCAGAGCAGTAAAGATCGCTATGTCGATGGCGACAGCTACCAGTGGGCGACGCTCAACCTGCGTCTGATTCAGGAGATCACTCAGAACTTCGCCCTCGCTTACGAAGGCAGCTATCAGTACATGGATCTCAAACCCGAAGGCTACAACGACCGCCATGCGGTGAACGGTAGCTTCTATAAACTCACCTTCGCCCCTACCTTTAAGGTCGGTAGCATCGGTGATTTCTTCAGCCGTCCGGAGATCCGCCTCTACACCTCGTGGATGGACTGGAGCAAAAAACTGGATAATTACGCCAACGATGACGCTTTAGGCAGCAACGGTTTTAAATCGGGCGGCGAATGGTCGTTCGGTATGCAAATGGAGACCTGGTTCTGA
- a CDS encoding sucrose-specific PTS transporter subunit IIBC has translation MDFEQISRSLLPLLGGKENIASAAHCATRLRLVLVDDALADQQAIGKIEGVKGCFRNAGQMQIIFGTGVVNKVYAAFIQAAGIGESSKSEAADIAAKKLNPFQRIARLLSNIFVPIIPAIVASGLLMGLLGMVKTYGWVDPGNAIYIMLDMCSSAAFIILPILIGFTAAREFGGNPYLGATLGGILTHPALTNAWGVAAGFHTMNFFGLEIAMIGYQGTVFPVLLAVWFMSIVEKQLRRVIPDALDLILTPFLTVIISGFIALLIIGPAGRALGDGISFILSTLISHAGWLAGLLFGGLYSVIVITGIHHSFHAIEAGLLGNPSIGVNFLLPIWAMANVAQGGACLAVWFKTKDIKIKAIALPSAFSAMLGITEAAIFGINLRFMKPFIAALIGGAAGGAWVVSMHVYMTAVGLTAIPGMAIVQASSLLNYIIGMVIAFGVAFIVSLLLKYKTDAE, from the coding sequence ATGGATTTTGAACAGATTTCCCGCTCGCTGCTTCCGCTTCTGGGAGGCAAGGAAAACATTGCCAGCGCCGCGCACTGCGCCACGCGCCTGCGTCTGGTACTGGTCGATGATGCGCTCGCCGACCAGCAGGCTATCGGCAAAATTGAAGGCGTAAAAGGATGTTTTCGCAACGCCGGACAGATGCAGATTATTTTTGGCACCGGGGTCGTAAACAAAGTTTACGCCGCCTTTATTCAGGCCGCCGGCATCGGCGAATCCAGCAAATCGGAAGCCGCCGACATCGCGGCGAAAAAGCTTAATCCGTTCCAGCGTATCGCTCGCCTGCTGTCGAACATCTTCGTACCGATCATTCCGGCCATCGTCGCCTCCGGCCTGCTGATGGGCCTGCTCGGCATGGTCAAAACCTACGGCTGGGTCGACCCGGGCAACGCTATCTACATCATGCTGGATATGTGCAGTTCGGCGGCGTTTATTATTCTGCCGATCCTGATTGGCTTTACCGCCGCCCGCGAATTCGGCGGTAACCCCTATCTCGGCGCGACGCTCGGCGGCATTCTGACCCACCCGGCGCTGACCAACGCCTGGGGCGTGGCCGCCGGTTTCCATACCATGAACTTCTTCGGCCTCGAGATCGCCATGATCGGCTATCAGGGAACGGTGTTCCCGGTGCTGCTGGCGGTGTGGTTTATGAGCATCGTTGAGAAGCAGCTGCGCCGCGTGATCCCCGATGCGCTGGACCTGATCCTGACGCCGTTCCTGACGGTGATTATTTCCGGTTTTATCGCCCTGCTGATTATCGGCCCGGCGGGTCGCGCGCTGGGTGACGGCATTTCATTCATTCTCAGCACCCTGATTAGCCACGCCGGCTGGCTGGCCGGACTGCTGTTTGGCGGTCTCTATTCGGTTATTGTGATCACCGGTATTCACCACAGCTTCCACGCCATCGAAGCGGGCCTGCTGGGCAACCCGTCCATCGGCGTCAACTTCCTGCTGCCGATTTGGGCAATGGCCAACGTCGCCCAGGGCGGGGCCTGTCTGGCGGTGTGGTTTAAAACCAAAGATATCAAAATCAAAGCCATTGCCCTGCCGTCGGCGTTTTCCGCTATGCTGGGCATCACCGAAGCGGCGATTTTTGGTATCAACTTACGCTTTATGAAGCCGTTTATCGCCGCGCTGATCGGCGGGGCGGCGGGCGGCGCGTGGGTCGTCTCCATGCACGTCTACATGACCGCGGTGGGCCTGACGGCGATTCCCGGTATGGCTATCGTGCAGGCCAGCTCGCTGCTGAACTACATTATCGGGATGGTCATCGCCTTCGGCGTTGCCTTTATCGTCTCCCTGCTGCTGAAATACAAAACGGACGCGGAATAA
- a CDS encoding sucrose-6-phosphate hydrolase: MSLPSRLPAILQAVMQGQPRALADSHYPRWHHAPVTGLMNDPNGFVEFAGRYHLFYQWNPLACDHKFKCWGHWSSADLLHWRHEPIALMPDEEYDRNGCYSGSAVDNHGALTLCYTGNVKFADGSRTAWQCLATENADGTFSKLGPVLPLPEGYTGHVRDPKVWRHEGRWYMVLGAQNRQERGKVLLFSSVDLHQWINEGEIAGAGINGLHDAGYMWECPDLFPLADQHILICCPQGIAREKERYLNSYPAVWMAGSFDYASAAFTHGALHELDAGFEFYAPQTMQTSDGRRLLVGWMGVPDGEEMRQPTRAHGWIHQMTCLRELAWVDGKLFQRPLRELSALRGEARGWQGNVLPLAPLEIALETAGDDALSLDFGGALTLERDGSGIRLARCSLANDEMLYRYWRGEVRSLRIFIDRSSVEIFINDGEGVMSSRLFPDYPAQLVFSGATPATFCYWPLEPCMVE, translated from the coding sequence ATGTCACTTCCATCACGCCTGCCTGCGATTTTGCAGGCCGTTATGCAGGGCCAGCCGCGCGCGCTGGCCGATAGTCACTATCCTCGCTGGCACCATGCGCCGGTCACCGGGCTGATGAACGACCCCAACGGCTTTGTCGAATTTGCCGGGCGCTATCACCTGTTCTATCAGTGGAACCCGCTCGCCTGCGACCATAAGTTCAAATGCTGGGGGCACTGGAGTTCTGCCGATCTGCTGCACTGGCGGCATGAACCGATTGCGCTGATGCCGGACGAGGAGTATGACCGCAACGGCTGCTACTCAGGCAGCGCGGTGGATAATCATGGGGCGCTGACCCTGTGCTATACCGGCAACGTCAAGTTTGCCGACGGCAGCCGAACCGCCTGGCAGTGCCTGGCGACGGAAAATGCCGACGGCACCTTCAGCAAGCTGGGGCCGGTCCTGCCGCTGCCGGAGGGCTATACCGGCCACGTGCGCGACCCGAAAGTATGGCGGCATGAAGGCCGCTGGTACATGGTTTTGGGTGCCCAGAATCGACAAGAACGCGGCAAGGTGCTGCTGTTCAGCTCTGTGGATCTCCATCAATGGATCAACGAAGGCGAAATCGCCGGCGCCGGCATCAACGGACTGCACGATGCCGGTTACATGTGGGAGTGTCCGGACCTGTTCCCGCTCGCCGACCAGCATATTCTGATTTGCTGCCCGCAGGGGATAGCCCGCGAGAAAGAGCGCTACCTCAACAGCTATCCGGCGGTGTGGATGGCCGGCAGCTTCGACTATGCCAGCGCCGCCTTCACGCACGGCGCGTTGCACGAACTGGATGCCGGGTTTGAGTTCTACGCCCCGCAAACCATGCAGACCAGCGATGGCCGTCGGCTGCTGGTCGGCTGGATGGGCGTACCGGACGGCGAGGAGATGCGCCAGCCGACGCGAGCCCACGGCTGGATCCACCAGATGACCTGCCTGCGCGAACTGGCGTGGGTGGACGGCAAACTCTTTCAGCGCCCGCTGCGCGAACTGAGCGCCCTGCGCGGCGAAGCCCGCGGCTGGCAGGGCAACGTTCTGCCGCTGGCACCGCTGGAAATCGCCCTCGAGACCGCCGGTGACGACGCGTTAAGTCTCGATTTCGGCGGCGCGTTAACCCTTGAGCGCGACGGCAGCGGAATCCGCCTGGCGCGATGCAGCCTCGCCAACGACGAGATGCTCTATCGTTACTGGCGCGGCGAAGTCCGCTCGCTGCGGATTTTTATCGACCGCTCGAGCGTGGAGATTTTCATTAACGATGGCGAAGGGGTCATGAGCAGCCGCCTGTTCCCGGACTATCCCGCACAGCTGGTTTTCAGCGGCGCGACGCCGGCAACATTCTGCTACTGGCCGCTGGAGCCATGCATGGTAGAATAA
- a CDS encoding LacI family DNA-binding transcriptional regulator, giving the protein MKTKRVTIKDIAELAGVSKATASLVLNGRGKELRVAQETRERVQAIAREQHYQPSIHARLLRDNRSHTIGLVVPEITNYGFAVFSHELEMLCREAGVQLLISCTDENPGQESMVVNNMIARQVDGLIVASCMHNDADYLKLSEQLPVVLFDRCPNDSTLPLVMTDSISPTADLISRIAPSHRDEFWFLGGQPRLSPSRDRLAGFTQGLTNAGVELRPEWVINGNYHPSSGYEMFAALCARLGRPPKALFTAACGLLEGVLRYMSQHHLLDSDIHLASFDDHYLYDSLSLRIDTVQQDNRQLAWHCYDLISQLIDGNTPEPLQRYLPATLQIRHR; this is encoded by the coding sequence ATGAAAACCAAACGCGTTACCATTAAAGATATCGCTGAACTGGCTGGCGTGTCGAAAGCGACCGCCAGCCTGGTGCTGAACGGTCGTGGCAAAGAGCTACGCGTGGCGCAGGAAACGCGCGAGCGCGTGCAGGCTATCGCCCGCGAACAACATTATCAGCCCAGTATCCACGCTCGCTTGCTGCGCGATAACCGCAGCCACACCATCGGCCTGGTGGTGCCTGAAATCACCAACTACGGATTTGCCGTCTTCTCTCATGAGCTGGAAATGCTCTGCCGCGAGGCGGGCGTTCAACTGCTTATCTCCTGTACCGACGAAAACCCCGGTCAGGAGAGCATGGTGGTCAATAATATGATTGCCCGCCAGGTTGACGGGCTGATCGTCGCCTCCTGTATGCATAACGACGCCGATTACCTCAAGCTCAGCGAACAGCTGCCGGTGGTGCTGTTTGACCGCTGCCCCAACGACAGCACGCTGCCGCTGGTGATGACCGACTCCATCAGCCCGACGGCGGATCTGATTTCCCGCATTGCGCCTTCGCATCGCGATGAGTTCTGGTTTCTCGGCGGGCAGCCGCGCCTGTCGCCCTCCCGCGATCGCCTCGCCGGGTTTACCCAGGGGCTGACAAACGCCGGGGTCGAACTGCGTCCCGAGTGGGTGATTAACGGCAACTATCACCCGAGCTCCGGCTATGAGATGTTCGCCGCGCTCTGCGCGCGTCTCGGCCGGCCGCCGAAGGCGCTGTTCACCGCCGCCTGCGGTCTGCTGGAAGGGGTGCTGCGCTATATGAGCCAGCATCATCTGCTGGATTCCGATATCCACCTGGCCAGTTTCGACGATCACTACCTTTATGATTCACTGTCGCTGCGTATCGATACCGTGCAGCAGGACAATCGCCAGCTGGCCTGGCACTGCTATGATCTGATAAGCCAGCTGATCGACGGCAATACGCCAGAGCCGCTACAACGCTACCTGCCCGCGACGTTGCAGATTCGGCATCGCTGA
- a CDS encoding LysR substrate-binding domain-containing protein, producing the protein MKKTEQSQEPVSWSESTLANDPPLRAVRAFEAIARLGSVTLAAQELAISPSAVSHQLKVLEGYLQIPLTERQGRRLTLSQQGREYYRSIRAAFNVLRQATEHLVEQVQTQQVTISLIPLFGMGWFIPRLPSFVHANPHTEINVVYANHRNYLSDASDMSIRFGNGHWTGYQSEKLISGKMVPVCSQAFLRLHGHIDTPEQLLQMPLLHDEERTTWNQWFVQQGVKRPPRSTGALFEDGLLTLAGVQAGLGCALMREPLIAPYLKSGELVKIFDAAIDDGRDYYLCVRQDSEMTPNGKLLQSWLRNEALS; encoded by the coding sequence ATGAAAAAAACAGAACAATCACAGGAGCCTGTTAGCTGGTCGGAAAGTACGTTAGCCAACGATCCGCCGCTGCGGGCGGTGCGCGCCTTCGAGGCGATCGCGCGGCTGGGCAGCGTGACCCTGGCGGCGCAGGAGCTGGCGATTTCGCCCTCGGCGGTAAGCCATCAGCTGAAGGTGCTGGAAGGCTATTTGCAGATCCCGCTCACCGAACGCCAGGGGCGGCGGCTGACCCTCAGCCAGCAGGGGCGGGAGTATTACCGCTCTATTCGTGCGGCGTTTAACGTGCTGCGCCAGGCCACCGAACATCTGGTCGAGCAGGTGCAAACCCAGCAGGTGACGATCAGCCTGATCCCGCTGTTTGGCATGGGTTGGTTTATTCCCCGCCTGCCGTCGTTCGTCCATGCCAATCCGCATACCGAAATCAACGTGGTTTACGCCAACCACCGCAACTACCTCAGCGACGCCTCCGATATGTCGATCCGCTTTGGCAACGGCCACTGGACGGGCTATCAAAGCGAAAAACTGATTTCCGGAAAAATGGTGCCGGTATGCAGTCAGGCTTTTCTGCGCCTGCACGGGCATATCGATACCCCGGAGCAGCTCTTGCAGATGCCGCTGCTGCACGACGAGGAGCGCACGACATGGAACCAGTGGTTTGTGCAGCAGGGGGTTAAGCGTCCGCCGCGCTCGACGGGAGCGCTATTTGAGGATGGCCTGCTGACCCTGGCGGGCGTACAGGCGGGGCTGGGCTGCGCGCTGATGCGCGAGCCGCTGATAGCCCCCTACCTGAAGAGCGGCGAGCTGGTGAAAATCTTCGATGCGGCGATCGATGATGGTCGGGATTACTACCTCTGCGTGCGCCAGGACAGCGAGATGACGCCAAACGGCAAACTGTTGCAGAGCTGGTTACGCAACGAGGCGTTAAGCTAA
- a CDS encoding branched-chain amino acid ABC transporter permease — protein sequence MDTLIQQIINGVMLGSIYALIALGYTMVYGILRIINFAHGDILMVGALTTLSGMNALNAHFPTLPPLAQLGLALLLAMAVCALLAMAVERFAYRRLRNAPRLAPLISGIGVSVLLQTVAMIVWSRNPLMFPQILPMDPIAVTQGSAAHPPALVTVTGIVTVALAFAVMLGLWLLVEFTRLGRGMRAVAENPRIATLMGVNPNAIITLTFAIGGVFAALAGVMMASNYGSAGFSMGFLPGIKAFTAAVLGGIGNIRGAMVGGLLLGLIESLGAGYLGDLTHGVFGSNYQDIFAFMVLILVLVFRPAGLLGERVAHRA from the coding sequence TTGGACACACTCATACAACAAATTATCAACGGGGTCATGCTCGGCAGCATCTACGCCCTGATCGCGCTCGGCTACACCATGGTGTACGGCATCCTGCGCATTATTAACTTTGCCCACGGCGATATTCTGATGGTCGGCGCGTTAACCACCCTTTCCGGGATGAACGCGCTGAATGCCCATTTCCCCACTCTGCCGCCGCTGGCGCAGCTCGGACTGGCGCTGCTGCTGGCCATGGCGGTGTGCGCCCTGCTGGCGATGGCGGTAGAACGCTTTGCCTACCGCCGCCTGCGTAACGCTCCGCGCCTCGCGCCGTTGATCTCCGGGATCGGCGTCTCGGTGCTGCTGCAAACCGTAGCGATGATCGTCTGGTCGCGCAATCCGCTGATGTTCCCGCAGATCCTGCCGATGGACCCGATCGCCGTGACCCAGGGGAGCGCTGCGCATCCTCCGGCGCTCGTGACCGTCACCGGTATCGTCACCGTCGCGCTGGCGTTTGCCGTGATGCTCGGCCTGTGGCTGCTGGTGGAGTTCACCCGCTTAGGCCGGGGGATGCGCGCAGTGGCGGAAAACCCGCGCATCGCCACGCTGATGGGCGTCAATCCCAACGCCATTATTACCCTCACCTTCGCCATCGGCGGAGTATTCGCCGCGCTGGCTGGGGTGATGATGGCCAGCAATTACGGCAGCGCCGGCTTCTCCATGGGCTTTCTGCCGGGGATTAAAGCCTTTACCGCCGCGGTGCTCGGCGGCATCGGCAATATTCGCGGCGCGATGGTCGGCGGCCTGTTGCTGGGCCTGATCGAATCCCTCGGGGCCGGCTATCTCGGCGACCTGACCCACGGCGTCTTTGGCAGCAACTATCAGGATATCTTCGCCTTTATGGTGCTGATCCTGGTGCTGGTCTTCCGCCCTGCCGGTTTACTCGGCGAGCGCGTTGCGCACCGGGCTTAG
- a CDS encoding branched-chain amino acid ABC transporter permease, with protein MTTAQLDTPVASRRFWSGMTLFVCALLVAPMVASQLGGNYWVRVIDFALLYIMLALGLNIVVGYTGLLDMGFIAFYAVGAYLAALLASPHLLDVFPLLNHWLPDGLHTSWLVIIPLAALLAAGCGIVLGAPTLKLRGDYLAIVTLGFGEIIRILMRNLDRPVNITNGAKGISGVDSLNLFGLKFSGVYHWFGFKVPALWLWYYLLMLVIVAIIFVCLRLQHSRIGRAWHAIREDEDVARAMGINLRNYKLLAFAIGASFGGVAGALFGAFQGFVSPESFTLQESIAVLAMVVLGGMGHIPGVILGAVLLTALPELLRSQAAPLQQALFGEVLIDPEILRQLFYGLALVLVMLLRPQGIWPARHQGVKV; from the coding sequence ATGACAACGGCACAACTCGACACGCCTGTCGCCTCCCGCCGCTTCTGGTCCGGGATGACCCTGTTCGTCTGCGCCCTGCTGGTGGCACCGATGGTCGCCAGCCAGCTCGGCGGCAACTACTGGGTGCGGGTCATCGACTTCGCCCTGCTGTATATCATGCTGGCGCTGGGACTGAATATCGTGGTCGGCTACACCGGCCTGCTGGATATGGGCTTTATCGCCTTCTACGCCGTTGGCGCATATCTGGCGGCGCTGCTGGCCTCGCCGCATCTGCTGGACGTGTTCCCGCTGTTAAATCACTGGCTCCCGGACGGCCTGCATACCTCGTGGCTGGTGATTATTCCGCTCGCCGCGCTGCTGGCCGCAGGCTGCGGCATCGTACTCGGCGCACCGACGCTGAAGCTGCGCGGCGACTATCTGGCCATCGTCACCCTCGGTTTTGGTGAGATTATCCGCATCCTGATGCGCAACCTCGACCGTCCGGTCAACATCACTAACGGCGCAAAAGGCATCTCCGGGGTCGATTCGCTGAATCTGTTCGGGCTGAAGTTTAGCGGCGTCTATCACTGGTTCGGTTTTAAAGTCCCGGCGCTGTGGCTGTGGTACTACCTGCTGATGCTGGTGATTGTGGCGATTATTTTTGTCTGCCTGCGGCTACAGCACTCGCGCATTGGCCGCGCCTGGCATGCCATCCGCGAGGATGAAGACGTCGCCCGCGCGATGGGCATCAACCTGCGTAACTACAAGCTGTTGGCCTTCGCTATCGGCGCTTCCTTCGGCGGCGTGGCGGGGGCGCTGTTCGGCGCGTTCCAGGGTTTTGTCTCCCCGGAGTCCTTCACCCTGCAGGAGTCGATCGCGGTGCTGGCGATGGTGGTGCTCGGCGGAATGGGGCATATCCCCGGCGTGATCCTCGGTGCGGTGCTGCTGACCGCGCTGCCGGAGCTGCTGCGCAGCCAGGCGGCGCCGCTACAGCAGGCGCTGTTTGGCGAGGTGCTGATTGACCCGGAAATATTGCGCCAGTTGTTCTACGGCCTGGCGCTGGTGCTGGTCATGCTCCTGCGTCCACAGGGCATCTGGCCCGCGCGTCATCAGGGAGTCAAAGTATGA
- a CDS encoding ABC transporter ATP-binding protein: protein MSLLSVRHMSKRFGGLTAVDNVSLTINEGEIYGLIGPNGAGKTTCFNLITGLYPADNGEFAIAGQPYFPKNIEKVTAAGIARTFQNVRLFNEMSVLENVMVGRHVRTRNGLWAALSRHKRARAEEAQTRELAWHWLDYTGIAQFAHYRACDLAYGHQRRLEIARALATDPRLLALDEPAAGMNAAEKMALGELLLRIRDDGKTLLMIEHDVKLVMGICDRLMVLDYGKTLTSGTPESVRRDPAVIAAWLGGNAHV, encoded by the coding sequence ATGAGCCTGTTAAGCGTACGTCATATGTCAAAGCGCTTCGGCGGCCTGACGGCGGTCGATAACGTCTCGTTGACCATCAACGAAGGCGAAATTTACGGCCTGATTGGGCCAAACGGCGCGGGGAAAACCACCTGCTTTAACCTGATAACCGGGCTCTATCCGGCGGACAACGGCGAGTTCGCTATCGCCGGGCAGCCCTACTTCCCGAAAAATATCGAGAAGGTCACCGCCGCCGGTATCGCCCGCACCTTCCAGAACGTGCGCTTGTTTAACGAGATGTCGGTGCTGGAAAACGTGATGGTCGGCCGCCACGTGCGCACCCGCAACGGTCTGTGGGCCGCGCTCTCCCGCCATAAACGCGCCCGCGCCGAAGAGGCACAGACCCGCGAGCTGGCGTGGCACTGGCTGGACTACACCGGTATCGCGCAGTTCGCCCACTACCGCGCCTGCGACCTCGCCTACGGCCACCAGCGGCGGCTGGAAATTGCCCGCGCGCTGGCGACCGATCCGCGCCTGCTGGCGCTGGATGAACCGGCGGCCGGGATGAACGCCGCCGAGAAGATGGCGCTGGGCGAACTGCTGCTGCGCATCCGCGACGACGGCAAAACCCTGCTGATGATTGAGCACGACGTCAAACTGGTGATGGGCATCTGCGATCGCCTGATGGTACTGGATTACGGCAAAACGCTGACCAGCGGAACGCCGGAGAGCGTGCGCCGCGATCCGGCGGTAATCGCCGCCTGGCTTGGAGGGAATGCCCATGTCTGA
- a CDS encoding ABC transporter ATP-binding protein: MSDLLTVTGLGVHYGGIQAVRDVSFSVKAGEQATLIGANGAGKSSTVRAITGLEPFSGEIIFNGKPLRRRKAESLLREGLVMVPEGRGIFTRMTVLENLQMGAWLRRDSAAVRQEMDEIFANFPRLAERQHQLAGLLSGGEQQLLALNRALLSQPRLLILDEPSMGLAPLMVENVFRVIATLRQRGVALLLIEQNARLALEATDSAWVMDSGSIVERGASQALLADDRIAQIYLGEIPA; the protein is encoded by the coding sequence ATGTCTGATCTGTTAACCGTCACCGGCCTCGGCGTGCACTACGGTGGTATCCAGGCGGTGCGCGATGTCTCATTCAGCGTTAAAGCGGGTGAGCAGGCTACGTTAATCGGCGCCAATGGCGCGGGCAAAAGCTCCACCGTGCGCGCCATTACCGGGCTGGAGCCTTTTAGCGGCGAGATTATTTTCAACGGTAAACCGCTGCGGCGACGCAAAGCGGAGTCGCTGCTGCGCGAAGGGCTGGTGATGGTACCGGAAGGCCGCGGCATCTTTACCCGCATGACGGTGCTGGAAAACCTGCAAATGGGCGCCTGGCTGCGTCGCGATAGCGCGGCGGTCCGACAGGAGATGGACGAAATCTTCGCCAACTTCCCGCGCCTTGCTGAACGCCAGCATCAGTTGGCCGGGCTGCTTTCCGGCGGCGAACAGCAGCTGCTGGCGCTCAACCGCGCCCTGCTCAGCCAGCCGCGTCTGCTGATCCTTGATGAGCCGTCAATGGGCCTGGCGCCGCTGATGGTCGAGAACGTTTTCCGCGTGATAGCCACTCTCCGTCAGCGCGGCGTGGCGCTACTGCTGATTGAGCAGAACGCGCGCCTGGCGCTGGAAGCCACCGACAGCGCGTGGGTGATGGACAGCGGCAGCATTGTCGAGCGCGGTGCCTCGCAGGCGCTGCTGGCCGACGACCGTATCGCACAGATTTATTTGGGCGAAATACCCGCCTGA